From a region of the Cyprinus carpio isolate SPL01 chromosome A18, ASM1834038v1, whole genome shotgun sequence genome:
- the LOC109110362 gene encoding C-X-C chemokine receptor type 5-like codes for MVTHIKTNLEQITENLVFDVFPDDLLNDYENITEGPSDGVQYICNNENNPLQLFHSVFQPLVYGVVFFLGLTGNGLLLTILLKRRRNLRITEIYLLHLALADLLLLFTLPFAVTQGVAGWPFGNFLCKLWGLVNHLNLVCGSLLLACISFDRYLAIVHAIPSLQTRQPKTVHLTCALLWLLCLFVTIPNMVFLSVEKEKNSTRLSCSYNNHGIYANNWKLTSRFITHLLCFFLPLVIMGYCYTSVIITLCQSQRSLEKQGAIRVALLVTLVFCLCWLPYNITIFMHTLVMLGAEQSCHAHTTLEQAIIVTESIGFSHCCLNPILYAFIGVRFRRDLLQLLAKMKCLRVCLSGLRIKNLNRVSVSEAVTTTTSNQYI; via the exons ATGGTCACTCACATCAAGACAAACCTGGAGCAAATAACAGAGAATTTAGTTTTTGAT GTTTTTCCGGATGACCTTTTAAATGACTATGAAAATATAACAGAAGGACCTTCTGATGGAGTACAGTACATCTGCAACAATGAAAATAACCCACTGCAGCTGTTTCACTCTGTGTTTCAACCTCTTGTATATGGTGTGGTTTTTTTTCTGGGGCTAACTGGAAATGGCCTCCTCCTGACCATTCTGCTAAAACGGCGGAGGAACCTACGCATCACAGAGATCTATCTGCTACATCTGGCACTGGCTGACCTGCTCCTCCTCTTCACTTTACCATTTGCAGTTACTCAAGGGGTAGCTGGGTGGCCTTTTGGAAACTTCCTGTGCAAGCTATGGGGCCTTGTTAATCACCTAAATCTGGTGTGTGGGAGTCTGCTTTTGGCATGCATCAGCTTCGATCGCTACCTCGCCATTGTGCACGCCATCCCCAGTCTCCAGACCCGTCAACCTAAGACCGTTCACCTCACCTGTGCACTGCTCTGGCTCCTATGTCTATTTGTGACCATTCCCAATATGGTGTTCCTgtctgtggagaaagagaaaaactcTACCAGGTTATCTTGTTCTTACAACAACCATGGCATCTATGCAAACAACTGGAAGTTGACCAGCCGCTTCATCACACACCTGCTGTGCTTCTTTCTGCCTCTGGTGATCATGGGGTACTGCTACACTTCTGTAATCATCACTCTTTGCCAAAGCCAGAGAAGTCTGGAGAAACAGGGAGCAATTCGAGTGGCCCTACTGGTTACACTGGTTTTCTGCCTGTGCTGGCTGCCATATAACATCACCATTTTTATGCATACCTTGGTGATGTTGGGTGCTGAGCAGAGCTGCCATGCTCACACTACACTGGAACAGGCGATAATAGTGACAGAGAGCATTGGCTTTTCCCACTGTTGTCTGAATCCAATCTTGTATGCCTTCATTGGGGTCCGTTTTCGAAGAGACCTCCTGCAGTTGCTCGCAAAGATGAAGTGTCTGCGTGTATGCCTGTCAGGTCTGCGCATTAAAAATTTGAACAGGGTATCTGTCTCAGAGGCTGTTACTACCACAACAAGTAACCAGTATATCTAA